GAGTGCAAAGGCACTACTGCAGTCCATCCATGGACGACGCAGAAGTGCATATTCTGCACCTAGACACGACGTAGTGGGTCAACGGCCGGTGGCGGCTCACTCGGACCAGCCCCGGCGCTCGGCCTTGCTCTGTCCACGTGGTAGTTGAAACTTTGGTGATCATCGACGCTCATGCGCGTGCCGCGACGGCAGCGTGCAGCACGGGGGCCAAGAGGAGCAGCAACCATGGCATTCCAATCGAGGAGGCCACGGCACACACCACCAGGCGTCATGCCGTGATGGATGGCCAGGGAGCGGTGTACCGAGTGGTTGAGGAGGTGCTGGAGACGGCGAGCACAAAGGTggcaaggaagatgaagaacgGAATCGAAAAGGACGTCAATGGTAGGGATTGTACCTTCAAGTGCTGGAGGCTGAGGCCTCGTTGCTTTTCTCTACGATTTCCAACTTCTCCTTCTTCGTCTCGATTGCTTTTCTTTCGGAGCAGTGCTAATAATGTGTTTGAAGTAATGTAAAACGAGAGAGACAATGAACGAGAGGGAATGGATCGGTAGTTTCATTGATTCAATCTTTCATATAAATCGACAGGGAATGGGTGCGACATATGGACGTGGTGGCAACCGCCACGTCCGTACGCCGGATGGTGATGTTGGTTCTGAGAACAGATacaccgatggatggatggatgagaTCATCTAATATCATGTTTTGTAACACCTTCTGTCCTCAGTTTCTCCTTTGACTAGCTCTTATATACTCTATCGTCATTTTCTCCTTTTACTAGCTCTTATTAAATGTTTGGAAAGCTTGGCgcctttttttaaataaaaacttTTCTTTTGTTCGCGCTAGATTGCACAGCATGGTTTGTCTCGTTGTCGGCTTTctgttcttattttttttacttttttgtaATAATTATAAGAGAAATAAAGATTTGTTGATTCGTAACCACACATTGGCAATATGTATCACATTTTCCGCTCCCCCAAACAAAGCTTGGGATCATTTTTACAACATATTTTATCTAGCTTGGGAGAGCAAGCCACACAATTTTTTCCGTAATGGATTCATGGGACCTACGCATACGGTTCAAAAGAAATCTTGCTGCTCTAGATTGTAAATTATTTTGACTTTCTAGATAGATTGTAAATCGTTTTGACTTTCTAGATGTATTATATATCCAAACATTGCACTTGcatagaaaaaattataaatttaaaGAAGTTAAAATAACTTACACTTTAAAAATAAAGGGAGGTGGTCCGGGAGCTTCCGGTGCTCCCGTGCATTTGGTACATCTATTGGAATCGTGGATGGTCCAGATGCAACCAATATGTCTATGTGGACTGCGGGTTGGATTTGGGGAAAGTGCAGGGATTAAAATGCAAATTGCATCATCGAACATTGGTTTCATCTCATCCATCCAAGATGCATCCAATGGATGTCATCTACCTGGTGCATGGGAGCACAAGAAGCTCCTGGTGTACAGGATCCTCTTTCGAGAGTATAATTGTGGTGAACCAAACTATAAAACTTAACTAAACTTGTCTAAGTTGTACCAACACGTCGATCATTTCCAAGTTTGCTAAGTGGCAAGCATCGTAAATGTTTCTTTTGTCCAGATTACAAAGATTTATGTGTTAAAATTCCATTTCTAATTTCTGGCAAAGTTCGGTTATAAAAGTCGTTTCATGTCAATTTTTTAAACATCTCTAGCAACTTATTTATGGCCCATATTAATAACAAATTGATTGGTTTTTCAGATGTTAAGCTTACGATAAATTGGACTATATTAGTATAACCTCTTTATGCAAGAGAGCCTTACTTTGTCGCATAGTTGGCTATAACATAGtatgtgttgacaacaaaaacTTGCTGGTTAGCGACTGACTGCCCTCGAGTTTCTTTGTTTCTACTGTTTCGATGACGgtgtttcttcctcctctcttgtTAGAAAGAGATCCTAAAAGGAGAGCCGAGGAATTTTGCATAAAGTATCCGGAGGATACAAGGTTGATATAGTCCTTTAATTTTTCTTCATATTACAATAGGCACATAACTATATTTGACATAAGAAAAGGCTTCCGTCACAGCACTCAGGCCTATCAGCATGACGGCGCCTTCCAATATTTAAATATTGAATGTTAAATGATACAGATGGTCTGTACACTAAACGATTAGATTTTAAAATATAACTCGattaataatataaaaatatttattaaatATTGAAATTAATAGTTATTAAAAAACAATTATTGCGGCCTTGGGGGAGAAGAGGGCCTGGTCCTGGCTTCCTGCTTGGAAGGCACACTCTGTCTGGAGTCTGGAGCCATTGCGAATTTGCAAGTTGCGACCCAACCGAGTCGACCACGGACCACTCGTTCCGTTTCAGCTCTAGCGGCCTCTCCACCCTTCTTCGTCTCCCTCCATCCAAGACGCTTGCTTCCACCACCGCGGTTCCACCTCTCTATCTCTCACTCTCTCGTCTCATTCCCTCAACGGTGCGTGCAGTGGTGATCCACCAAGACCGGCATAACTGATTCCCTCTTTCCTTGGTGAGTAAGCTCCTGCTTGCTTGGACGGATTGCTGATTTTTCTCTGTATAATCCATCTCTTGTGCGAGCCCTCAAATCCAAATCTTTGCTTGTGGAAATGAATGCTCCAGGGCATAATACATCTTCCTGCGCCGTGGAGTGTTACCTTCTGCTCCCTTTCTGTGAGGCTATGGTGGTTCTCGCGAAGCTCGGGGCGCCAAGCACGCCAGGTCAGTCTAGGCGCTAACCTTATCCTGTCAGTCTTGTGTGGCCTGTTTTGTTTATTCTCCGCAGCCAGCAGTAACTGGAAGCAGTCAATGTGCAATCACCTTTTCGCGTCTATGCATTGTAATAATAAGGAttggggaaaaaaattaaaCTTTGCTATACGCTCTCTGTAATGTGGCTTCAGCTTCAACTTGAACTGATTGATGATCGGCATTCTGAATTGGGCACAATACTGATCTCGCTAAATAGTGGGATTAGAACATTTTTTCTCATATGCCATGTCGATTCAGGTATATACAGTCAGAATGTTGACTCATTCACAACTTAATTTCACAGGGGAATTTACCTCATATGTAATTTATAATCTGAATTGAGATGCTATGCATACCAACGAAATAGATACAAGTAATTTGGAGAAACTCCCTCGCAAACTGTATTTCATAGATGAAAGCAATATGCAATCCAAATCCTGTGTAGACGCTACTTGGGTTCCACTAAGACTATCCTGAATTACTTGTGTACAGGTTTTATGATGGACAGAAGGAGACTGATGTTGATCCCAGCAATCACCATTGGCATAGGCTCCTGTCAGTACACGTTTGAGAAGGGAGCAGCGAAAGCTGAATTTGCTGATAGTAAGTCTCCCTATCTTCATTGGATTACAGACAAGGCCATATGATCTTCAATCAGTAATAGCTTTCTGTTGGCATGTCGTCATTGGAATGATCCAGTTAGTATATTTGTATGACTGAAACTCTTTGTACTGTGTGAGACAAACAGAGGGGTGACATATATGGCTAACTGCTTTGCCGCTATGTATTCAAGCTTCTTTAGTGTGCATTTGTTGTTCTAACAAGAAAGTGTAGAAGCAATCTTAAAAATAGGCAATCAGACCTTACTCAACAATCCAATTTCAGTGCCTGCACTTCGAGGTAAAGATTATGGAAAGACAAAAATGCGGTATCCAGATTACACTGAAACAGAATCAGGACTCCAGTACAAGGTGCCCTTACCGCCATCCGCTGATTTCTTGTTTCCTATAGAATGCTTAAACGATCAGAACATTGCATTCATTATTGTCATGACAAAACTACAGGACTTGCGGGTTGGTGATGGCCCTTCCCCAAAAAATGGGGAGACTGTTGTGGTGAGTTACAACCCATTACATATGAATGTACATGTAGCTCATTTCGATGCTGTACATGTGTTATCTGTAGAGTTGTGCCAAGCGTCAACCCTGATGAAGGTTTGAATTTGTTTACTCCTCAAGGTTGATTGGGATGGCTATACAATTGGATACTATGGTCGTATTTTTGAAGCTCGGAACAAGACCAAAGGAGGTTCGTTTGAGGTATCAATTGCCACCATATTTTACAGAAAATTGAGTCTTTGTAGCTTTCTTACAAGTTCAAACAATCATTTGATTTATTGAACTAGCTGAAGTGATCAGAAGAATTGTGTTGTTGATGTTTAATTATGAAGGACATGATTTTTTTGTGCCTATGAGCGTGCTATGCTTCATAATTTAAATTCAAATCTCAAATGGTGTAGCTCACATTTCAATACTCCAAGAAAAGTGAACGATAAATGGGAAGCATACATGCATATTTTCGTCCCAATTTAACTGATACATCATTCTGCAATCATAAATGTCAGGGTGGTGACAAAGACTTCTTCAAGTTTAAGGTTGGATCAGGGCAGGTAATTTACTACTTTAGGCAGTACTGATCACCTTTTTCATATCATACTACCAATCAATTTTGGTAGAGTGCTACATTACCATGTCCATAACTGAAACTGATCCTTTTCCAAAACATTGGCTATGATAATTTCAAAGGATAATTGTGAAACAGACTACTAACGGTTTTGCAGTTCTGTGAGCACTGTATGAAAGGGAATGTTCTGTCAGTGCCTGTCTCATTGGTACCTTCCTTTTTTTAACAACGTAGGTCATACCAGCTTTTGAGGAGGCTATATCAGGCATGGCTCCCGGAGGAGTTAGGAGGTAAGGTGGCTTCGATGCATTTTCCAAAAGTTCATCTTGCAACTTGCAAAATGTACTATTGAATTGCTCACCCACTTTAGGATAATTGTACCACCGGATCTTGGGTACCCAGATAATGACTACAACAAGTTGGGTCCAAAACCAACGACATTCTCGGTAAAGCATTTTCCTGATTTCACAAGTTATCCTCATCAGTGTTTGTTTGAATCGGGTTCAACATTTAACAATTGTCTTCCAGGGACAAAGAGCTCTTGATTTTGTTCTACGGAATCAAGGCTTGATAGACAAAACTCTGCTATTTGACATTGAGCTTCTCAAGATAATTCCAAATCAGTAGTATATAAGGTTCCTTTCTCACTTGGAAAATGATTCTATCTTGCATTGACTTCTCTTGTTTGTCCATAGTTTGGTAACATAGCCAAAGATTACATTTTGCAGGTATGACGATTATGCCTGGAAGAAAGGAGAACATCTTATTCACATCGATCCATTATTGAAGAACTGTGGTAAAAGGATATACTGTGTGTCTGTGTGATCAAATGTGAAAAGAAATTTGCTAGGCGTATGTGCACCTACGTAATGATGTGAACATATCTACGTACATCTCCACTAAACATGTCTCTTTTGAAAAGATGTGTATGCAGTTTTCCACCACTGAAGCTGTATTTAGATACCTCTCTGGTCACCACTACTGAGCGTATAGAGGAAGTGATCAGATGGCGAATTGCTGAAAGGAACAACAGCATTGTAGCTGCAAAAGTTGTAAATACCAAAATCTTGCCTCCATCTATCTTGAGTAATTCCTTTGTAGCCTAATAACATGGTTCTCGTGGAATTATTGAAACTTGAGAATTGATTGATTGGATCGCGGAATCAGCAAAGGAGTCATGAGAAAGAAGGTAATGCTAATTGCTAAAGCTGAAATCGAGGCCTCCGCTGTTAGGTTCACTTCATTGTTATTTTGGTACTTCACTTTGTGGGTCcatagtttgattttttttattttaacctttttaaaactaaaatttttaaaataactCACAATAAACTAAATTTCCAATAAGTAGCCCTTTTGGCCACACAAGTTCCATAGTGCGACTCATAACTGAGTCACGTCACGTGTAATGACTTACCAAAATGCCATGTTGAAGTACTTTTTATGTGGCGCTGACGTGGTCTCACGAGTCAAAGGCTAGTCGCGCCAAAGGAGCTAGCGTGATTGCTGagttaaggggtgtttggatctttagtccggactaaaatcatgtcacatcgaatattcggaggctaattaggaagactaaacatgagctaattataaaactaattacacagacagacggaggctaattcacgagacgaatctattaagcctaattaatccatcattagcacatgtttactgtagcatcacattgtcaaatcatggagtaattaggcttaatagattcatctcgtaaattagccttcatctgtgcaattaattttgtaattaatctatatttaatactcctaattagtatctaaacattcaatgtgataggaattttaggaggttctaaagaaccaaacaccccttagtcaGGCCACCATACATGGCGTGACTAGCTCCCAGCTTGCTAGCTTCTTCAGGTGCACAAAAATTCAATTTATTTAGCCTTATTTCCTCCTCTATTTTAATTACTAATGACCTCCGAAATTCTTCAAACTTAGCAGGTATAATATATAGAGTGTATATGTTTCATTTTAAGTGTTTGCACTCCAAAATATGATGTAGAAAATGAAAGATTCAATTTCTAAATAGGATAAGTGTTATTGACACTTTGCCTATTATACTAGTAGCTTGATTCTCAATTCTCAAGTACCATGCAATAATGCATATGAGACCATGATTCTACTGCATGGATTTTCTATAGGCCAATTAAGCACCCGCAAGTGTTACTTCAATATAAGTTTGATAAAATTTAAAATAGCTTGACTCCAAATAAATTTACGATCTCTTTATGTTTCAGGTTAGAGCCTAGAGGGAGTATACATTCAAAATAAACATAGAGTTCTACTTCTAGCACTTCATTAGCATGTGAATAGAGCACGTGCCTTTGTGCGGATTCATAGTAAATATAGTACTATTACTAATGGATAGTGCTGAGGATCAATTTGAGTACTCCAACCGAGATGAAGAAGAACCAAAGAACCGTTTagcctccttttcttttctttcatttcgTTTCCTATGGACTGCGTGAAGCTCGAAGTAAACCCGCCCTAAGGCTAATCCTAGTGGATGGCGtgtaaaggggtgtttggtaaCACATATTTAAGCATCGGCGGTGCAAACTTAAATAATAACTCCTATATATCCACTTTTAAGCATCAAGTGCAAATGaatcattttttcttttgttaaacACATTTATTATACATTTTTAGATAAAAGGAATAGTTTCCGGCTACTTCGATTCTACACAATCAAGTTATTATTACATCATTTTCAGCTCAGAAACTGAACCTTTATTATACACGGGTGAAGAATGTGATCGAGAAAGGCACGTCAGCGCAGGCAACCACCGTGGCATTGTTGGCACGGATTTTAGAGAGAGATTTCCAATACAGGCCGGTGTATTTTCGATATTGATTTTGGACACTACTGAGAACAAGAACTTGATCCCGGACGAAAGTTACAGCGCGTTATATAAGTCGAACGCTACGAGATGGCAAAATGAAGAGCTAAGCGTGGTTCTAAGcttacactacgggaaacaagaaattcgccgagtgccaggggcactcggcgaagggcgaaatacactcggcgagccgtttgcactcggcaaacggcacacggcaaactttgTGACGGCAAACAAggatttaccgagtgttttctgtcgcgcactcggcaaagactttgctgAGTGgtcagaaaacactcggcatacaattgttgaaaaaaataaaaaaaaacctgttccggccgccggccgccgcccgccgccgccagccaccaccgccagccaccaccgccagccaccaccgccagcaccgccaccggccgccgccgccaccatccacacccagccaccggccgcccgcagcaccaccaccgccaccgggaggggaagggccggaggagagggaggggaggggcgccgcccgccggaggagagggaggggaggggcgccgcccgcgccggagaggaaggggaggggcgccgcccacgccggagagggaggggaggggtgccgcccgcgccggcggatctggaggagggaggcggcggcgccggaaccgggggaggcggtggccgcaccaccaccatccacactgccgccgccgccaccatccacgccgccgccaccgccgccgccggccaccatccacgcccgctggatccggggcccccgacgcgagtccccgccggatccggggctcCCGACGCGAGTCCCTGCCGGATCCGACGAGGAGGGGCGgattccccgccggatccggccggatctggggagaggggcgccccacgcgagggagggaggaggggagaggagggggaggggcgccggtaggagagggagagggagagggagggagggcggcggcggcggcggcgggagaggaaggtgggggaggggggcgtcgggagaggaaggtgggggaggggggcgtcggtaggagagggagagggagagggagagggagggagggcggcggcggcggcggcggtggaggaggagggggccggggggggcgctggagggagagggggccgggggggggggggcgctggaggAGTTGGGGAGGCGGTCTGTCGCGGGGAGAgttggggaggcggcggcgtcggtctGTTTTGAGGGTGGGGGCGGTCtgtgccgagtgtcctacgtggacactcggtaaagagtttctttgccgagtgtccaacgtaggacactcggcaaatgtttttaaaaaaaaatttaaaaaatatccaacagtttcaaaaaaataccaaattttcacacgaaccaatataggttctctactgactatacaaaaagttttgtagtcaaaccgaactcgaccgtcacttcgactctcaattttatcgaatccttctcaaagttactattcttcttctgagatgcttcggtttgtaatcatcgtacatgatgaaatgtgcaaaaccttttcaatttttttccacagcctccacgtattatatcatcacatcatgacaaatcttaagattttcagactttgattattttttttacaatttaaaaatactactgccacacgttcatggtcgtgtttcctgaacaagatgttcgaaatttctttttatttcatgggtcaggtctcaaattggtccaaataacatgaatatcatttttctactcattttattccataatttgaatcacttgcaattcaaatttgacttataccaaaaattcccttgaaatgcaattaattaattaaatatagcaaataaattcaaaaatataccaaattttaacatggagtaccacatgttgtatgtgaggagtagaaaaaatttcatggtgaaaagagaaaaaaaattatttttttgccgagtgtcaaaaaaaacactaggcaaacccccctctttgccgagtattttttttgacactcggcaaacccccctatttgccgagtgttttttttgacactcggcaaagagggggctttgccgaatGTTTTTtattggacactcggcaaagccccgatttgccgagtgtttttttttgccgagtgtttttggcttgacactcggcgaagagcttgtttgccgagtgctcaaaaaaaaacactcggcaaaaagaaaatactcggcaaatttaaggtttcccgtagtgttatCCTCCGTGTATTGGTCAGGGGATATTCCACGCATCATTGCATGGCACTTGAGAATCAAGCTATTAGTACAAGTAAGTCTCAATAACACTTATTCTATTTAAAAATTGAATCTTTCATTTTCTACGTTATAGTTTGTAGTGCAAACACTTAAAATGGAACATATACactatatatactatatatattatatatattatagTATATACATTATACTTGCCAAGTTTGAAAAATTTCAGAGGTCATTAGCTAATTAAAATAGAGGAGCAAAAAATAAGGCTAAGTAAATTGAATTTTTGGCACCCAGAAGAAGCTAGCAGGCTGGGAGCTAGTCACACCAGGTCCTTGGCGTGACTAGCCTTTGACTCGCCAGGCCACGTCAGCGCCATGTATAATTTACTTCAATGGAGCATTTTGGTCACGCCATTATATGTGGCGTGACTCAGTTACGAGTCGCGCCATGGAACTTGGCGTGACAAAAAGGCTACTTACTAAAAATTTAATTTGTCGtgaattatttttaaaatttaagttttaaaagggttaaaataGAAAAATTCCCATAGTTTCTTTTAACGACTAGCCACCAAAGGCAAACCAGAAATCTTGGCTTTACCACGGGGTACAACTCAAATAGGATTTGGATAATTTTTTTGTAAAACTACAGAATTTCACTAAAACAATCTAAGAGAACTGCTCAAGTACACCTCTTTTAGAAAATTGTACGAATCTCAAAGCACACCATcaattaattatattttttcccgcaaaaaaaataattagataGTTTCTTAATTATTTCCACCTGGTTCTGAATGGGCCCGGCCCTCCCAAGCCCAGCCCCTGCCAGCCGAAGTCGATCTCATATCCATCTCCCCAGTACTGGAAGTCCGGAACTCCGTATCCCTTTTCTTCGGCGCCGTTCTATTCTGGTGACGAGGTCTGCGTGAAGAGAGGGAGGGCAGCAACGCTCGAGTGGCGACGTGCGGTCTTCTGGAGGCTTGTGGCGGCGTTACTTGGAGTGGGTTTGGTCGTGTTCTGGCATTCTAGTTATGTTCGTGCTTGAAAAATTTGGCATGGGTGCAGCAGCCGCTCAGATGATGTGCAGCCACGCCATGACCGGCAAGGAGACCGCGGTTGAGCTCTCTGATCCTCCATCTTCACCGAGAGAGTTGTTTTTGGGAGGTACAGGCACTCGCATCCTGCTGCAGGAACCTGCTATGTGTTGTGCCCACCATGTGTTCGATCAAATGCCTCAGCAGATTGGCAAGTTGGATAACTCAGATATTGAGCAAGGTAATTCCATAACTTGGTTTTCTGAGGGTCAAGTAATTCCAGATGCCCATGAGGTGTTTGATAAAGTGCCTATTGAGGTGGTCTAGGATGAGGACGTGCAAGGCATGCTCGACCAACACGGTTTACTGAAGAAGCTAGCTCTAGGTGCAGATACCTTTGTTGGTGAGGATAGGGTGTATGCAGAACAAAAGCAAGTGCCTCTCCAAGCTTCAGTGGTGTGGGATAGTGCAGTACAAGAGGGGCTTGATGTACCACCTTGTGTTGATGTTATTTGGGATGAGGGATCGGGGCATGACCTCGACTTGCATGGGTTGTTGCAGGATCTGGCTATTGGTGGGGAGAGGAATCCAGCTGGTGAATCATTCACTGACGGTTTGCCCAGTCATACCGTGTATGAGGTGTTTGAAGGAATGCCCAACAGAGTTGTATGGGATGAGATGCCAGCCGACTTTGCTGTGCATGATGGATTCTTGAAGTAGCTAGCATGAGGAATAGAGGGCATAGATGACAAGAAGGCAAATCAGATTGTCAGGTGGGATACGTACCAACAATCAACAAAAGGTGCACCACAAGAGGGCAACAGTATGTCTCTCTTGCCAGTCAATAAATGGTCTGATTCTTTTGGTGACTTGGAGTCGATAGAGTTGCACATGCCTAGAACACAAATAGGTGAGGTAGAGGCTAGTTTAACAGATGAGGGTTATATGGCACATGAATTAGGCACAGCCGGTTATCAGCTTTTAGGATGTATAATCAGTGACTTGGCTGTGCTTGATATAAGGCAAGAAGCAGGTCATGCTTGTGAAGCAATCAACGGAATGCAATCATGGATGTTAGGTGATTTCAATCTGCGGCATCATCCCAACAATAAAGCTTTCAAGTCTGAAATATATGATGATGCATGTCTGATGGATCTGAAGCACAAGAGGGCTATGTGTATTAGGCAATGGGATCCTGGAATTCCGAGATCGGCGACATCAGGTATCCATAACAATTCTAGCTCAGATCTCCTAAATGGCTGGAGTCCTTATCTCCCTCAATCTGATGAGGTCAAGACATTACTGGTATTCATGGCTGAAGAACATGGAATGTTATTCATTACAAGATCAAGCTTCTTCATAGAATGGATAAGAATTGTTTCCTTTCAAGAAGAGGCTAGTGACTAAAATATTGCAGATATTGTTATGGCATTAAAGATAGGAATTTGCCACACAGGGAAGGAGCA
This portion of the Setaria viridis chromosome 7, Setaria_viridis_v4.0, whole genome shotgun sequence genome encodes:
- the LOC117862563 gene encoding peptidyl-prolyl cis-trans isomerase FKBP19, chloroplastic; translated protein: MVVLAKLGAPSTPGFMMDRRRLMLIPAITIGIGSCQYTFEKGAAKAEFADMPALRGKDYGKTKMRYPDYTETESGLQYKDLRVGDGPSPKNGETVVVDWDGYTIGYYGRIFEARNKTKGGSFEGGDKDFFKFKVGSGQVIPAFEEAISGMAPGGVRRIIVPPDLGYPDNDYNKLGPKPTTFSGQRALDFVLRNQGLIDKTLLFDIELLKIIPNQ